One genomic window of Dendrosporobacter quercicolus includes the following:
- the scfB gene encoding thioether cross-link-forming SCIFF peptide maturase, which produces MKIHKFYLNGLYILLDINSGAVHVVDRLIYDVMDVFDGRNDRTVLAVLDGIYDRDELAEALTELRELIDREELFAPSLDVPPTFSDKPLVKSLCLHVAHDCNLRCSYCFAGTGDFGRARGLMPKEVGERAVDFIIANSGKRRNCELDFFGGEPLLNMETVKHVVAYVRRREAETGKSFKLTLTTNGVLLNDSNISYLNDNNISLVLSLDGRREVHNHMRPFADGRGSYDNIVANVRKAIVSRNDRNYYLRGTFTAHNLDFAADVLAMADQGFTQLSVEPVVAKDCDYALTEEHLPALFEQYEQLAVEYLKRKLKGPAFDFFHFNLDINNGPCVAKRLSGCGAGHEYFAVTPEGHLYPCHQFVGREEYLLGTLDEGVTKRELPEQFRQAHVLNKPDCRDCWARFYCSGGCHANAQLFNHSIHQPYKIGCELQKKRLECALMIQASLALAARE; this is translated from the coding sequence ATGAAGATACATAAGTTTTATCTGAATGGCTTATATATTCTGCTGGATATTAACAGCGGGGCCGTTCATGTTGTTGACCGGCTGATCTATGACGTGATGGATGTTTTTGACGGCCGGAATGATCGTACTGTGCTTGCGGTCTTAGACGGGATTTATGACCGTGATGAACTGGCCGAGGCGCTGACGGAGCTGCGTGAACTGATCGACAGGGAAGAATTGTTTGCTCCGTCACTGGATGTGCCGCCTACATTTAGTGACAAGCCGCTGGTCAAGTCCCTGTGCCTGCATGTGGCGCATGATTGTAATTTGCGCTGTAGCTACTGTTTTGCCGGCACTGGCGATTTTGGCCGGGCCAGAGGCTTGATGCCAAAGGAAGTCGGCGAGCGGGCAGTTGATTTTATTATTGCCAACAGCGGTAAGCGCCGTAATTGCGAGCTGGATTTTTTCGGCGGTGAACCATTGCTCAACATGGAAACCGTCAAACATGTCGTGGCTTATGTGCGCCGGCGGGAAGCGGAAACCGGCAAGTCATTTAAACTGACGCTGACGACCAACGGTGTGCTGCTGAATGACAGCAACATCAGCTATCTGAACGACAATAACATCAGTCTGGTTTTAAGCCTTGACGGCCGCCGTGAAGTGCACAATCATATGCGCCCCTTTGCCGACGGCCGCGGCAGTTATGACAATATTGTCGCCAATGTCCGCAAGGCAATTGTCTCGCGGAATGATCGGAATTATTATCTGCGGGGTACGTTTACCGCTCATAATCTGGACTTTGCGGCCGATGTTCTGGCGATGGCCGATCAGGGCTTTACTCAGCTGTCGGTCGAGCCGGTGGTGGCTAAAGATTGTGACTATGCGTTAACGGAGGAGCATTTGCCGGCCTTGTTTGAACAATATGAACAGCTGGCGGTGGAATATCTGAAGCGCAAGCTGAAGGGGCCGGCATTTGATTTTTTCCATTTTAATCTGGATATTAACAACGGTCCCTGTGTTGCTAAACGCTTAAGCGGCTGTGGCGCCGGTCACGAATATTTTGCCGTAACGCCGGAAGGGCATTTATACCCTTGTCATCAGTTTGTCGGGCGGGAAGAGTATTTGCTGGGAACCCTCGACGAAGGCGTGACCAAACGGGAACTGCCGGAACAGTTCCGGCAGGCGCATGTATTAAACAAACCGGACTGCCGGGACTGCTGGGCTCGTTTTTATTGCAGCGGCGGCTGTCATGCCAATGCCCAGTTATTTAACCATTCGATTCATCAGCCTTACAAAATCGGCTGTGAGCTGCAGAAGAAACGATTGGAATGCGCCTTGATGATTCAGGCAAGCCTGGCTCTGGCGGCCAGGGAATAA
- a CDS encoding MgtC/SapB family protein, whose amino-acid sequence MIPDLEMVLRLAAAGLLGGVIGYERQARHKSAGLRTHILVSMGSCLIMILSINIYSTVQGLTNADPARLAAQVVSGIGFLGAGSIMKEGLTVKGLTTAASLWVVSGVGLAVGGGYYLASVVTTLLVFITLAVLTKVEYRNCTLGTATLAITTTTDKPGQLGVICSTVGRLGVSIVDIQLEEAEPSVIVMSINLPEHRTVTEVIGAISAIAGVTAVRHEC is encoded by the coding sequence ATGATTCCGGACTTGGAAATGGTGCTTAGACTGGCTGCCGCCGGCCTGCTGGGCGGGGTGATCGGCTATGAACGGCAGGCACGGCATAAATCCGCCGGATTACGGACGCATATTCTCGTCAGTATGGGTTCCTGCCTGATTATGATCCTATCCATTAATATCTACAGCACAGTCCAGGGTTTGACCAATGCCGACCCGGCCAGACTGGCCGCCCAGGTGGTTAGTGGAATCGGTTTTCTTGGGGCCGGCAGCATCATGAAGGAAGGCCTTACGGTCAAGGGATTGACTACTGCCGCCAGTTTATGGGTGGTTTCGGGGGTCGGCCTGGCGGTGGGCGGCGGGTATTATCTGGCATCGGTGGTGACAACACTGCTGGTATTTATTACTTTAGCTGTCCTGACCAAAGTGGAATATCGCAACTGCACGCTGGGAACGGCAACTCTGGCGATTACAACCACTACCGATAAACCCGGCCAGCTGGGCGTCATTTGCTCGACGGTGGGAAGGCTGGGCGTCAGCATTGTCGATATCCAGCTGGAGGAAGCGGAGCCGTCAGTCATTGTTATGTCGATCAACCTGCCGGAACATCGTACTGTGACCGAGGTCATCGGCGCGATCTCAGCCATCGCGGGGGTTACTGCGGTCCGGCATGAGTGTTGA
- a CDS encoding gluconeogenesis factor YvcK family protein, which produces MHLLKWLYPGMKFKRWLLLFSLGVIISSVGLAVVFNYKYVGNLEEAIFRMVYLTTGTYYYTVTTIVGIAVIAAGLSLMMLATRQIIRSVISVLIPEGSERLVDLIFQKRKLNRGPAVTVIGGGTGLSVLLRGIKSVTSNITAVVTVADDGGSSGRLREDLGIIPPGDLRNCLVALADTEPLMEKLFQHRFGGDGDLAGHSFGNLFIAAMTEVLGDVEKALKESSKVLAVRGKVLPSSTQRVRLMAEMTDGTVITGESQIPLVNKTIKRVFLQPAEVEPVHSALDAIREADAVILGPGSLYTSVLPNLLVQGVADALRQSQAVKIYICNVMTQPGETDGYSASQHVKAILDHVGPGVIDYVVVNSQPVAQNLREIYASQGAYPVYVDNTELAVMGVKVVEANIISETNLVRHDPVKLSRTIISMVYDLKANSERMRLLDYYLIAENIKELKD; this is translated from the coding sequence ATGCACTTGTTAAAATGGTTGTACCCAGGCATGAAATTCAAACGCTGGCTGCTCTTGTTTTCGCTGGGCGTCATCATTTCCAGCGTCGGATTGGCCGTAGTATTTAATTATAAGTATGTCGGCAACTTGGAAGAGGCTATTTTCCGGATGGTATATCTTACCACCGGCACCTACTATTACACGGTTACGACAATTGTCGGCATAGCGGTTATCGCTGCCGGGCTAAGTCTTATGATGCTGGCGACCAGACAGATTATTCGTTCGGTCATCAGTGTCTTAATACCGGAAGGCTCAGAGCGGCTGGTTGACCTTATTTTCCAAAAACGCAAGCTGAACCGCGGTCCGGCAGTAACTGTCATTGGCGGTGGGACAGGTCTTTCGGTATTGCTTCGGGGTATTAAAAGCGTGACAAGCAACATTACGGCAGTGGTTACCGTGGCCGATGACGGCGGCTCTTCAGGACGGCTGCGGGAGGATTTGGGCATTATTCCTCCCGGCGATTTACGCAACTGTCTGGTGGCGCTGGCTGATACCGAACCGCTGATGGAAAAACTTTTTCAGCATCGCTTTGGCGGAGACGGAGACCTGGCCGGACACAGTTTCGGCAACCTGTTTATTGCGGCCATGACTGAAGTGTTGGGCGATGTGGAAAAAGCCCTCAAAGAATCAAGTAAAGTTTTGGCGGTCCGGGGCAAGGTGCTGCCGTCTTCCACGCAACGGGTCAGGCTGATGGCCGAAATGACGGATGGTACGGTTATTACCGGTGAATCGCAAATCCCGCTGGTCAATAAGACCATCAAGCGGGTTTTTCTCCAGCCGGCCGAGGTTGAGCCGGTGCACAGCGCGCTGGATGCGATTCGGGAAGCCGATGCCGTCATTCTGGGACCAGGCAGTTTATATACCAGTGTGCTGCCTAATTTGCTGGTGCAAGGTGTGGCTGATGCCTTACGCCAGTCGCAGGCGGTTAAAATTTATATTTGCAACGTGATGACCCAGCCGGGGGAAACCGACGGCTATAGTGCCTCACAGCACGTAAAGGCAATCCTGGATCATGTAGGGCCGGGCGTAATTGACTATGTTGTGGTAAATTCCCAGCCGGTTGCGCAGAATTTGCGGGAGATTTACGCCAGCCAGGGCGCTTATCCGGTCTATGTCGATAACACCGAGTTAGCGGTAATGGGCGTTAAGGTTGTGGAAGCCAATATTATCAGTGAAACCAATTTAGTCCGCCATGATCCGGTCAAATTGTCGCGGACGATTATTTCGATGGTTTACGATTTAAAAGCGAACTCGGAACGAATGCGACTGCTGGATTATTATTTGATTGCCGAGAATATCAAGGAACTAAAAGATTAA
- a CDS encoding sugar-binding transcriptional regulator translates to MEKIIILQRKIAPDLVAVVEERYNILKHIQYAQPIGRRALAAVMGMSERVVRADVEFLKDAGLVEISGLGMSVTEDGHHLIAELAEYVGVLHGLTQLETTLSERLGIRQVIIVPGDSETDSSVLRELGRTAAGILTECLQDNMIIAVSGGSTMARVAETVNVVLPTVTVVPARGGLGEQVEYQANIIAAVMATKLGGRYRLLHIPDGMSEEALDAVMASDANVSEIADMIKHADILIQGIGEAGTMSKRRSHEPETISFIGQNCVGEALGHYFSFSGECIYTTNSVGFRLDDLAKVGKVIAVAGGRHKAEAIVAVTRAAGQDVLVIDEAAARAIQSII, encoded by the coding sequence GTGGAAAAAATCATCATTTTGCAGAGAAAAATTGCTCCTGATCTGGTAGCCGTGGTGGAAGAGCGCTACAATATTCTGAAGCATATTCAGTATGCCCAGCCGATTGGCAGACGCGCTTTAGCGGCCGTGATGGGCATGAGTGAGCGGGTAGTAAGGGCTGATGTTGAGTTTTTAAAAGACGCCGGTTTAGTTGAAATTTCCGGCTTGGGGATGTCCGTTACCGAAGACGGGCATCATTTAATCGCCGAGTTGGCTGAGTATGTCGGAGTCCTGCATGGGTTGACTCAACTGGAAACAACTCTGTCTGAGCGGCTGGGCATCAGGCAGGTCATCATTGTACCGGGCGACAGTGAAACCGACAGCTCGGTTTTGCGTGAGCTGGGGCGTACTGCCGCCGGTATACTTACCGAATGTTTGCAGGATAATATGATTATTGCTGTCAGCGGCGGTTCGACGATGGCCAGGGTGGCCGAAACGGTCAATGTTGTTTTGCCGACCGTCACGGTTGTGCCTGCCCGGGGCGGGCTGGGAGAGCAGGTCGAGTATCAGGCCAATATCATTGCCGCCGTAATGGCGACAAAGCTGGGCGGCCGGTACCGGTTGCTGCATATTCCCGACGGCATGAGTGAAGAGGCGCTGGATGCGGTGATGGCCAGCGACGCCAATGTTTCTGAAATTGCCGATATGATTAAGCATGCCGACATTTTAATCCAGGGGATTGGCGAAGCCGGTACGATGTCTAAACGGCGCAGCCATGAACCGGAAACCATCAGTTTTATCGGTCAAAACTGTGTCGGCGAAGCGCTGGGGCATTATTTCTCGTTCAGCGGGGAATGTATTTATACCACCAATAGTGTTGGTTTTCGTCTGGATGACCTGGCAAAGGTCGGTAAGGTAATTGCGGTAGCCGGAGGCCGGCATAAGGCCGAAGCTATCGTGGCGGTAACCAGGGCGGCCGGTCAGGATGTCCTGGTCATTGATGAAGCTGCCGCCAGAGCCATTCAGTCAATCATATAG
- a CDS encoding copper amine oxidase — protein sequence MKLLRKALPLFVLMLSLNGIAFATEYKLTGRDVQNLPEWPVTISAYGGKLLLSDSPEMVPGDGITYQDTVSGDFRIFFHHVNDTKEPKKIVVLLENPGDYPANITVLRYGLGGPSSDYLRVGKDAQLQYLQNNNLYLVEVAGHDSKLLDFNLGQMIVEPGMLVNGIYDIQSDQPVTVKVMMLPVAEDFASFADKARILPADEHRLRGTFDGKDRLVIGNKAYTSKAGPVAVTLADPQLNHYVSGIDATDGSDVLNYGNYGIVYKLFLPTVHNDKIAYYLNPRGGVYAGGIGVKYRHQYESVLETPAGQLYFGENKITDFEHLGTFAGGQSVWLTFSPPGASNLPVKVVVGPE from the coding sequence ATGAAGTTGTTGCGAAAAGCGCTGCCGTTGTTCGTGCTGATGTTAAGTCTTAACGGCATAGCATTTGCAACGGAGTACAAATTAACCGGCCGGGATGTGCAAAATTTGCCCGAATGGCCGGTAACGATTTCAGCTTATGGCGGTAAGCTGCTGTTGTCGGACAGTCCGGAAATGGTGCCTGGTGACGGTATCACCTACCAGGACACGGTAAGCGGGGACTTCCGCATATTTTTTCATCATGTGAATGATACCAAAGAGCCAAAAAAGATTGTGGTCTTACTGGAAAACCCAGGTGATTATCCGGCAAATATTACCGTTTTGCGGTATGGATTAGGCGGTCCAAGTTCGGACTATCTGCGGGTAGGCAAAGACGCGCAATTGCAATATCTGCAAAACAACAATCTTTATCTGGTAGAGGTGGCGGGTCATGACAGCAAGCTGCTGGATTTCAATTTAGGGCAAATGATTGTTGAACCGGGTATGCTGGTCAATGGCATCTATGATATCCAGTCAGATCAACCGGTAACGGTCAAGGTAATGATGCTGCCGGTCGCGGAAGATTTTGCGTCATTTGCGGACAAGGCTCGGATTTTGCCGGCGGACGAGCACCGTTTGCGCGGAACCTTTGACGGCAAGGACCGGCTGGTAATCGGCAATAAGGCCTATACCAGCAAAGCCGGCCCGGTTGCGGTAACGCTGGCTGATCCTCAGCTTAATCACTATGTAAGCGGAATTGATGCCACCGACGGCAGTGATGTTTTGAATTATGGCAATTACGGAATTGTTTATAAGCTGTTTCTGCCAACTGTGCATAACGATAAAATAGCTTATTATTTGAATCCCCGCGGCGGAGTGTACGCCGGCGGCATTGGGGTAAAATACCGTCATCAGTATGAGTCGGTGCTGGAAACACCGGCCGGGCAATTGTACTTTGGCGAAAATAAAATTACCGATTTTGAACATCTCGGAACCTTTGCGGGCGGTCAGTCGGTATGGCTTACTTTCAGTCCGCCCGGCGCATCAAATTTACCCGTAAAAGTGGTTGTTGGACCGGAATAG
- the whiA gene encoding DNA-binding protein WhiA: MSSYSTDVKNELARLTGDHQCCHVAELASLMRMGGTMLIGGNKNLGISFTTENAAIARKVLTFIKSGFQLKTEVMVTRARRLKKNNSYLIRVVPSPLVTDLLTVLGIIRDDNLNAGRDSGILRKVCCRRSYLRGAFLGGGSVNRPEGEYHLELVTGNYDFAKMLVSLMKNFSLPVRQTDRKNDYVVYLKDGDAITSFLRIIGAGNALMAFENVRVVKDVRNQVNRLVNCETANLQKTVNAAFRQVERIKRIDRLLGLEKLPPNLQEVAKLRLAYPEATLQELVDALGGRVGKSGINHRLRKLERLALELGEVQHHDPME; this comes from the coding sequence GTGTCATCCTATTCTACCGATGTAAAAAACGAATTAGCGCGTCTGACTGGTGATCATCAGTGCTGTCATGTTGCTGAGCTGGCCTCGCTAATGCGAATGGGCGGTACCATGCTGATCGGCGGAAATAAGAATCTGGGCATCAGTTTTACCACTGAAAATGCCGCAATTGCGCGTAAAGTGCTTACGTTTATTAAAAGCGGCTTTCAACTGAAAACCGAAGTAATGGTCACCAGAGCCCGGCGGCTAAAAAAGAATAACAGTTATTTAATCAGGGTTGTGCCGTCGCCGCTGGTAACCGATCTGTTGACTGTGCTGGGCATTATCAGAGATGATAATCTAAATGCCGGGCGGGATTCCGGTATTTTGCGCAAAGTTTGCTGCCGGCGTTCCTATTTGCGGGGTGCTTTCTTAGGGGGCGGCTCGGTCAATAGGCCGGAGGGCGAATATCATCTGGAACTGGTGACCGGCAATTATGATTTCGCTAAAATGCTGGTTTCTCTAATGAAAAATTTTAGCTTGCCGGTGCGGCAGACTGATCGTAAAAACGATTATGTGGTTTACCTGAAAGACGGTGACGCCATCACTTCTTTTTTACGGATTATCGGGGCCGGCAATGCCTTAATGGCTTTCGAAAATGTCCGGGTGGTCAAAGACGTCCGCAACCAGGTCAACCGTCTGGTAAATTGCGAAACGGCCAATTTGCAAAAAACGGTCAATGCCGCTTTTCGGCAGGTTGAAAGGATTAAGCGGATTGACCGGTTGCTTGGCCTGGAAAAGCTGCCGCCCAACCTGCAGGAGGTTGCCAAACTGCGGCTGGCTTATCCTGAGGCGACGCTGCAGGAATTGGTTGATGCCCTGGGCGGCCGGGTAGGCAAATCCGGCATCAATCACCGCTTGCGTAAGCTGGAGCGGCTGGCTCTCGAGCTTGGTGAGGTTCAGCACCATGATCCGATGGAATAA
- the scfA gene encoding six-cysteine ranthipeptide SCIFF: MAKRITTVNKASLQSTIHTGGCGECQASCQSACKTSCTVGNQVCQK; this comes from the coding sequence ATGGCTAAACGCATCACTACTGTTAATAAAGCTTCTCTGCAAAGCACAATACATACCGGCGGTTGCGGAGAGTGCCAGGCTTCCTGCCAGTCGGCTTGCAAGACTTCATGCACCGTTGGCAATCAGGTCTGTCAGAAATAG
- a CDS encoding glycerophosphodiester phosphodiesterase — translation MLIYAHRGARGYAPENTMAAFAEALRLKADGIELDVHLSRDGHVVICHEHTIDRTSNGHGWIRDLTLKQLKSYDFGSWFDRRYQGQSLVTLSEFMAWFTPTPLMLNIEIKNGPVIYPRIEEKIIAILQQFNASGRTIVSSFFHPSLSRIKELDGTLKTGILFECRPLNPLQFIRPTKADYLHPCWKSLDAGWCPAALAAGIGIHAYTVNTKEEYRFTAKMGARAVFTDYPDRFNTHAGPQ, via the coding sequence ATGTTGATTTACGCCCACCGGGGAGCGCGCGGTTACGCGCCGGAAAACACCATGGCGGCTTTTGCGGAGGCTTTACGGCTTAAGGCTGACGGCATTGAGCTTGATGTTCATCTCAGCCGGGACGGCCATGTGGTCATCTGCCACGAACACACAATTGACCGAACCAGCAATGGACACGGCTGGATAAGAGATTTGACCCTCAAACAGCTGAAATCCTATGATTTTGGCAGTTGGTTTGATCGCCGTTACCAGGGACAATCCCTGGTAACGCTCAGCGAATTTATGGCCTGGTTCACGCCTACCCCGCTGATGCTTAACATCGAGATCAAAAACGGGCCGGTGATTTATCCACGCATTGAAGAAAAAATCATAGCCATATTACAACAGTTTAATGCCAGCGGGCGGACGATTGTTTCTTCCTTTTTCCATCCGTCACTGAGCCGTATAAAAGAACTTGACGGCACATTAAAAACCGGCATTCTGTTCGAATGCCGGCCACTCAACCCCCTGCAATTTATCCGGCCCACCAAAGCCGATTACCTGCATCCCTGCTGGAAGTCGCTGGATGCCGGCTGGTGCCCGGCTGCCCTGGCCGCCGGAATCGGCATCCATGCCTATACCGTAAACACCAAAGAAGAATATCGGTTCACAGCTAAAATGGGAGCCAGGGCAGTGTTCACCGATTACCCCGATAGATTCAACACTCATGCCGGACCGCAGTAA